The following proteins are encoded in a genomic region of Hippocampus zosterae strain Florida chromosome 2, ASM2543408v3, whole genome shotgun sequence:
- the LOC127596411 gene encoding dnaJ homolog subfamily C member 5-like, translating to MEQQQQQRQRALSTSGESLYAVLGVDKNATTEEIKKCYRKLALKFHPDKNPDNPEAAEKFKEINNAHSILSDSTKKNIYDKYGSLGLYVAEQFGEENVNTYFVLSSWWAKALFVFCCLSTGCYFCCCLCCCCNCCCGKCKPRPPMDQEPDFYVSPEDLEAQMTADERDGSNEPIVMQPSSATETTQLTAETHQSYRTDAY from the exons atggagcagcagcagcagcagcgacaGAGAGCTCTATCAACATCAGGAGAATCGCTGTACGCTGTGCTTGGAGTGGACAAGAATGCTACCACAGAGGAAATCAAGAAATGTTACAG GAAACTGGCATTAAAGTTTCATCCAGATAAGAATCCTGACAATCCAGAGGCGGCCGAGAAATTCAAAGAGATAAACAACGCTCATTCCATCTTGAGCGACAGCACCAAGAAGAACATCTATGACAAGTATGGCTCCCTGGGCCTCTATGTGGCCGAGCAATTTGGAGAGGAGAACGTCAACACCTACTTTGTTCTGTCCAGCTGGTGGGCCAAG GCATTGTTTGTCTTCTGCTGCTTGTCCACCGGTTGTTACTTCTGCTGCTgcctgtgctgctgctgcaactGCTGCTGTGGAAAATGCAAACCTCGGCCACCCATGGACCAGGAGCCCGATTTCTATGTATCCCCCGAGGATCTGGAGGCACAGATGACGGCCGACGAGAGAG ATGGAAGCAACGAGCCCATCGTGATGCAGCCGTCCTCTGCCACAGAAACCACGCAGCTCACCGCTGAGACCCACCAAAGCTACAGGACTGACGCATATTag